The Chryseobacterium glaciei DNA window TAATAATCGGTGGTGCCTTCGGGAAAATTGTATCGTCATTAGTTGCAGACGTCATTACCCCTTTATTATTAACTCCTGCCCTTAAAGCTGCGGGCGCCGATGACATTACAAAATTATCATGGAACGGGGTTACCTACGGAAACTTCTTATCATCAGTGATAAGCTTTTTATGTATTGCAATGGTACTTTTCTGGATCATTAAAGGCGCTAATAGAATATCTAAAAAAGAAGAACCAGCCCCTGCAGGACCAACTGATGACCAAAAATTATTAACGGAAATTAGAGATTTGCTTAAAAGTAAAAATATATAAAAACAAAAACACCTCAAGTTGAGGTGTTTTTTTATTCTTTATTATAATCAGATTACTGAATCTGTAAAATACTTGAAATTTGTTCTGCCAAAGACAAACCAATTCTGTCCTGAGCTTCCAAAGTAGATGCCCCTGTGTGAGGTGTCAAAGAGATTTTAGAATGATTAAGAATCTCTTTAGAAGGCGTTGGTTCGTTGATGAAAACATCAAGACCTGCAAACCTTACTTTTCCTGAATCTAAAGCTTCAATTAAAGCAGACTCGTCGATCACACCACCTCTTGAGCAGTTTACGATAGCAACTCCATCCTTCATGATTTCAAATTCATTTTTCCCTATCATGTAACCGTCTTTCTGAGCCGGAACGTGAAGCGTGATGAAGTCTGAATGCTTCAAAACTTCCTGTAAAGGTTCTGTTTCAATATCAACATTGATGAACTGGTTGTTGTAGAATTTCACTTTGATGCTTGCTTTTCCAACATTACTGTCAGCAGCCACAACTCTCATACCAAGGCCTAAAGCGATCCTTGCAACCTCTTGTCCGATTCTTCCCATCCCAACAATTCCGATGGTTTTTCCTCTTAATTCGATACCTGCAGCGTACGCTTTTTTAAGACCTCCAAATTCTGTATCTCCTACTAAAGGCATTTTTCTGTTAGAATCCTGTAAAAATCTTGCTCCTGAAAATAAGTGAGCAAAAACCAATTCAGCAACCGATTCTGAAGAAGCAGAAGGTGTATTGATCACATGAATTCCTTTTTCTCTTGCATAATCTACATCAATATTATCCATTCCTACTCCACCTCTACCGATGATTCCAAGGGACGGACAATTATCAATAATATCTTTTCTTACCTGCGTTGCACTACGCACTAATAAAGTACGGATTTTGTGCTCGTTGATATAATCTACCAAAAACTCCTGCGGAACTTTTGCAGTGATCACTTCAAAACCTTTCTCAGTCAATGCATCAATCCCAGACTGATCCAACCCATCGTTTGCTAAAACTTTCATAAATATTCTTTATCTATTTAAAAACTAAAAGATTTAAAAATTAAAAGATCATGCAGTATTACCCACTTTAATCGTTTAATCTTTAAATCCTCGAATTATAATTTTAATCTTTAAAAACTTCAATCGTAACTTGCTTTTCTACAAGATCCGTGAATTTTCCTTTATATCTTGTCGCTCTTACCAAATGATTGTCTATCCAGTGATAGTTCCCACCTCTTGGTTTTCCGCATAAAACACTGTGATATTTAAATCCGTGCTTATCCAACCAATCAATGGTAATTTGCTTTAGATTTTCTGTTCTTGAAGTAAAAAAACAGATCTGGTGACCTTCGTCGTACCATTTATTCACTGTTTCTAAAGCGTCTGGATAAGGCTCACAAGTAACCATTCTCTCCGGCTCTTCATTTGGTACATCGTCCGTAATCGTTCCGTCGATGTCTATTAAATAGTTTTTTACCCCGTCCTTAAGAATCGGACTTAAATGCTCTTTGTATTCTAATTCCATCATGAAAATTTGAATTGCAAAGTTACGATTTTTACATCTAACCGATGTACTAAACTTAGTTTAAATTAAGGCACCTACATACAATGTTACACCACTAAAAATTCTACAAAGATTCTTCTGAGTCTTTGTATTTTTTATTTATATGTAAAGTTATTTATTTTGCTTTTAGCTTCTCATAGGTTAAATTACAACCTTTGATATTTGAAATCATATGCATGAATTTTTCACTAGGACTCATTTCTCTAGTGTTATGTTTAAAGACAAATTCGTTGATATATAATTGTAAATGCTTCTTTGAAGTAACTCTATAAACACCAATAATTGCTCCTTTTACACGAGTCCAGAAATTCTCAATACAGTTTGTGCTTGCATTACCATTCACATATTCTTTCTTTCCATGATTAACTATTAAGTGATTGTAATATTTATGTAAATTTTTATATGCTGTCCATTCATCAGTAAAAACATTATCATATAAATTAACTGTTCTAAAAATAAAGGGTTCTAAATCATATCTACTAACTGTTGGAACAACTCTAGCAACTACTTTTCCACCACGCTGAATTAATCCCAATACAGGAACTTTATCTTTAAAACTACGTCCTTGTGAATGTTTTACTTTTTTGTCTGCATGACGATTTTTATTTTTCCCACCTACATACGTTTCATCAATTTCAACTTCACCTGATAATAAGTGATTATTTTCAAATGCAGAACATGCTCTTAATCTTTTAAGAATAAACCAAGTTGTCTTCTGCGTTAAATTGAGGTCTCTTTCTAATTGTTTAGATGATAAACCTCCTTTATGACTTGTGAATAACCATATTGCAATAAACCAATCTTGAAGTTTAAGATTTGAGTTCTTAAATAAACCAATATTTCTTATGGTAAAATATTTTCCTGTGTTCTTACACTTGTATTTATTGTTCTTACATTTATAGACTTTTGATGTCTTATCAAA harbors:
- the mscL gene encoding large conductance mechanosensitive channel protein MscL: MGFLKEFKEFAFKGNVIDLAVGVIIGGAFGKIVSSLVADVITPLLLTPALKAAGADDITKLSWNGVTYGNFLSSVISFLCIAMVLFWIIKGANRISKKEEPAPAGPTDDQKLLTEIRDLLKSKNI
- a CDS encoding D-2-hydroxyacid dehydrogenase, encoding MKVLANDGLDQSGIDALTEKGFEVITAKVPQEFLVDYINEHKIRTLLVRSATQVRKDIIDNCPSLGIIGRGGVGMDNIDVDYAREKGIHVINTPSASSESVAELVFAHLFSGARFLQDSNRKMPLVGDTEFGGLKKAYAAGIELRGKTIGIVGMGRIGQEVARIALGLGMRVVAADSNVGKASIKVKFYNNQFINVDIETEPLQEVLKHSDFITLHVPAQKDGYMIGKNEFEIMKDGVAIVNCSRGGVIDESALIEALDSGKVRFAGLDVFINEPTPSKEILNHSKISLTPHTGASTLEAQDRIGLSLAEQISSILQIQ
- a CDS encoding phosphoheptose isomerase encodes the protein MELEYKEHLSPILKDGVKNYLIDIDGTITDDVPNEEPERMVTCEPYPDALETVNKWYDEGHQICFFTSRTENLKQITIDWLDKHGFKYHSVLCGKPRGGNYHWIDNHLVRATRYKGKFTDLVEKQVTIEVFKD
- a CDS encoding IS1595 family transposase; translation: MNIFNGLKIRSLKELILTFSDEQKCINFLEEIFWNGNPVSPFDKTSKVYKCKNNKYKCKNTGKYFTIRNIGLFKNSNLKLQDWFIAIWLFTSHKGGLSSKQLERDLNLTQKTTWFILKRLRACSAFENNHLLSGEVEIDETYVGGKNKNRHADKKVKHSQGRSFKDKVPVLGLIQRGGKVVARVVPTVSRYDLEPFIFRTVNLYDNVFTDEWTAYKNLHKYYNHLIVNHGKKEYVNGNASTNCIENFWTRVKGAIIGVYRVTSKKHLQLYINEFVFKHNTREMSPSEKFMHMISNIKGCNLTYEKLKAK